CCGCCGCTGCACGGCGTCGGCGCGCGCGACGACGGCCGTCCGGTCGCCGCCGGCGTCGAGCTGGAAGCCGAACGCGCCCTGGGTGTACCGGGCCCCGTCGTCGGCCGGCGTGCCGGCCACCATGAAGAGCTGCCAGAACTTCTCCTCGGCGGTCATGCGGCCGAGCAGGTCGGCGACGCGCTCGTCGACGGGGCGGTCGGGGTCGCGGTAGGGCTCGCCCGCGGCGCGTGCGGGGTCCGCGGCGAGGGCGAGCAGCAGGGTCATGGCCAGGACTCTCATTCGGCAGGCTCCGTTCGCACGACGATCTCGTCGGTGAAGATCCAGGCCGGACCGCCGGATCCCTTGTGCCAGGTGGGGCAGGTCTGCAGGCTCGTGGCGGTGACGCGCACGTAGCGCGCCGGCCGCGGTGCGAACACGACCTCGAAGGGCGCCACGACGGCGCCGCCGGTCTCGGGCGGCACGGTGTTGCGCACCGCTCCGGCCGGCTGGAAGGTGCGGCCGTCCGTCGACAGCTCCACGGTCAGCTCGGTGGGCATGAAGACCCACGAGAGGATGTCCTGCAGGAAGTCGGCCGCGACCCCGCTCACGGGCACAACGGCGCCGAGGTCGATGGTGGCGACCATGTCCGTCCCCTCGAACCCGAGCCAGTGGAAGCGGTAGTCGTCCCAGCCGCGCAGGCCGTCGGTGAGGGCCGCGGCCTCGCCGTCGTGGTACTTCGGGCTGGCCGGCGGGTCGAGCACGACGCGGTGCCCGAGCGCCCGGTGGGGCGTGGCGCTCGCGGTGAAGAAGCGGCGTGTGGCGGCACGGTAGGCTTCGGGCGGCGTGCCGTGCTCCCACAGGCGGGGAATGCCGGCGGCGAGGCAGCCGTCGACGAAGGTCGTGAGCATCTCTTCGTAGCCCGGCTTCAAGTGCAGGGAGCCGTCGGCGTGGCGGGTGAAGCAGCCGCCCCGCCCGTCGGCGGCCGCTTTCGCCTGCTCGAGGCGGGCGAAGAGCACCGGCAGGCGCGCGGTGCGGGTGCGGCGCCACGCCACGGGGTCGTCTCTCACCGCCGCCTCGGCCCGCTGCAGCAGGTCGTCGTAGGCCGCGACGCGCGCCGGGGCCAGATGCCCGTCGTCCGACGCCAGCGGGTAGCCGTAGATCGACAGCCCCTCGCCCGTGGCTGCCAGCGCGTCGTGCATGGTGTCGATGTACGTGCGCACGAAAGGCGCGGCGGCGCCGTAGTACCCGGCCAGGAAGTCGTCCATGAGCGCGTCCAGGTCGATGTCCGGATCCCACAACAGTTTGGCCAGCAGGTAGATGCGCAGCTCGGCGAACTCGCCGTGCATCAACGGCAGGCCCTGTTCGAACACGGCCGTGAGGCCGCTGGCGGCGAAGAACTGCAGGTTCGGCTGCAGCACGCGCAGGTTGGGGAAGGGGCTCACCAGGTTGCGGAACTGGATCACGTAGTCCCACAGGAAAATGTTCGAGGTGAGCTCGCCCCAGGCGCGCACGTCGCGCACGAAGCCGGCGCTGCCGGGGTGTTCGGCCAGGGGCCGGCTGCGGTCGCACTCGATGCTGCACAGCATGATGTTCACGTTGGGCCGGGGCGCGATGCCGCGCGGCGCGGTGCGCGAGTACTGGTAGGCCAGGGTCGAGATGGTCTTGTCGGGGAAGACGTCGGCCACGCGGTTGACGAAGGCCAGGATCGACCCGGCGTGGGACCCGGCCGCCTCGTCGAGGGCCCTGCAGGCATCGCACTCGCAGGGGCTGTAGGTGTCGTTCTGGGAGACCGACCAGAAGTCGGCCTCGGGCCGGGCGGCCATGCGCGCGCGCAGTTCTCTCACGACGAGGTCGAACACGTCCGGGTTGGTGAGGCAGAGTTGCCCGGTGGGCATGCGGTGGCCGTTGAGCAGGGAGAAGTACTCGGGGTGGTCGGCGAACCAGCGGTCGGGCGGCACCAGGTCGCCGAAGGTGTGCACGAAGAGCCCGAACCCGGCGTTCGTGTCGAGCTTGTGCCAGGCCAGGTAGGTCGGATCCTTCAGGTCCTGCATGCGGAAGGTGAAGCGGGGCACCTGCACGTCGTCGCCCGGGGGCAGCACCACGGTGGGGCGGCGGGGCGCCACGGGCGGGCCTGTGTCGTACTTGCGGCAGCCGAGGCGCGACTCGAGAAACGTGTACACCGCGTGCCGGATGCCGTCCGCTGTGGCGGCGGCGAGGGTCAGCGTGTCCGGGCGGGTGCGGATGCGGAAGCCGTCCGGGCCGAGCGCCGGGTCGTCGACGAGCGCCAGCACCAGGCGCGGCCCGCCGGCGGGGGCTTCGCGCAGCTCGGCCCCGGACACCAGCCGCACGTAACGGCGCAGGGTGTCGGCGGCCGCGCGGATCTCCGCGGGGGCGTCGTCCGGCAGCACCAGTCCGACGTCGCTGCGACCGTCACGGGCCAGCTCGAAGCCCTCGGCGGCGTGCGCGGACGGGGCCGCGAAAGCGGCGAACACGCCGACCGCGGTGAGCACGAATACCAGGTGGCGGGCGATCGGCATCGGCGATCCTCGGGCTGGGCGGGGCTGCCGGCCGGGCGCGGAGGGCGCCGGCCGCCGCGCGAGTATAGGGGGCGGTCCGGCCCCGCGTCCACGCCGGTCGGGAAGAGGGTGCCCGCGGCGCGGATTCCCTGCTAGCATGGGCGCGCCGACGAGACCCGACCCGCACCCCGCCCGAGGAGACCGACATGCCCCGCCCCGCCCCGGCGACCCTGCTCGTGTTCCTGCTCGCCCTGCTGGCCCTCGCACCCGCCGCCGCCGCGGAGGAGGACGCCTACGTCCCGGTCACCGACCCCCTCGTCCGCGACAAGCTCGAAGAGTGGCAGGACCTGAAGTTCGGCCTGCTCATGCACTGGGGCGCCTACAGCCAGTGGGGCATCGTCGAGTCGTGGTCGATCTGCCCGGAGGACTACGGCTGGTGCGAGCGCAAGCGCGGCAGCAACCCGCAGGACTACTTCACCTACAAGCGGGAGTACGAAGCCCTGCAGACGACCTTCGACCCGCGCGGCTTCCAGCCCGAGGACTGGGCGAAGGCCGCCGCCGGGGCGGGCATGCGCTACGTCGTCTTCACGACCAAGCACCACGACGGCTTCAGCATGTTCGACACCCGGGCTACCGACTACAAGATCACCTCCGAGAACTGTCCCTTCCACGACCACCCGCGCGCCGACGTCACCCGCGCCATCTTCGACGCCTTCCGGGCCGAGGGCCTGTGGGCGGGCGCCTACTTCTCGAAGCCCGACTGGCACGACGAAAACTACTGGCATCCCTACTTCCCGCCCCGCGACCGCAACGTGAACTACGACCCCGAGGTGTATCCCGAGCGCTGGGAGAAGTTCGTCCAGTTCACCCACAGCCAGATCATGGAGCTGATGACCAACTACGGCGACGTGGACATCCTCTGGCTCGACGGCGGCTGGGTGGCCAGGAAGGCGACCGAAGACATCCGCACGTGGTACGGCGGCTGGGTCGACGAGACGGTGTCCGGCT
This bacterium DNA region includes the following protein-coding sequences:
- a CDS encoding DUF4838 domain-containing protein; translated protein: MPIARHLVFVLTAVGVFAAFAAPSAHAAEGFELARDGRSDVGLVLPDDAPAEIRAAADTLRRYVRLVSGAELREAPAGGPRLVLALVDDPALGPDGFRIRTRPDTLTLAAATADGIRHAVYTFLESRLGCRKYDTGPPVAPRRPTVVLPPGDDVQVPRFTFRMQDLKDPTYLAWHKLDTNAGFGLFVHTFGDLVPPDRWFADHPEYFSLLNGHRMPTGQLCLTNPDVFDLVVRELRARMAARPEADFWSVSQNDTYSPCECDACRALDEAAGSHAGSILAFVNRVADVFPDKTISTLAYQYSRTAPRGIAPRPNVNIMLCSIECDRSRPLAEHPGSAGFVRDVRAWGELTSNIFLWDYVIQFRNLVSPFPNLRVLQPNLQFFAASGLTAVFEQGLPLMHGEFAELRIYLLAKLLWDPDIDLDALMDDFLAGYYGAAAPFVRTYIDTMHDALAATGEGLSIYGYPLASDDGHLAPARVAAYDDLLQRAEAAVRDDPVAWRRTRTARLPVLFARLEQAKAAADGRGGCFTRHADGSLHLKPGYEEMLTTFVDGCLAAGIPRLWEHGTPPEAYRAATRRFFTASATPHRALGHRVVLDPPASPKYHDGEAAALTDGLRGWDDYRFHWLGFEGTDMVATIDLGAVVPVSGVAADFLQDILSWVFMPTELTVELSTDGRTFQPAGAVRNTVPPETGGAVVAPFEVVFAPRPARYVRVTATSLQTCPTWHKGSGGPAWIFTDEIVVRTEPAE
- a CDS encoding alpha-L-fucosidase; this encodes MPRPAPATLLVFLLALLALAPAAAAEEDAYVPVTDPLVRDKLEEWQDLKFGLLMHWGAYSQWGIVESWSICPEDYGWCERKRGSNPQDYFTYKREYEALQTTFDPRGFQPEDWAKAAAGAGMRYVVFTTKHHDGFSMFDTRATDYKITSENCPFHDHPRADVTRAIFDAFRAEGLWAGAYFSKPDWHDENYWHPYFPPRDRNVNYDPEVYPERWEKFVQFTHSQIMELMTNYGDVDILWLDGGWVARKATEDIRTWYGGWVDETVSGFFKRNIVNQDIRMDELVARARAAQPGLIVVDRAVPGPHQNYLTPENRVPEEALPYPWESCIIAGGSWSWVPDATYLTTRQTVHTLVDIVAKGGNLLLNIAPSPEGTWDAGAYELLAGVGAWMDVNSEAIYGTRAISPYKTGRVGLTQARATGAVYAIHMAAEGETAPPAEIVVGGVAPADGARVTMLGVAGELAWERRGDGFVVKVPAAVRAEPPCSDAWTLRVSSIKEK